Proteins from one Chitinophaga oryzae genomic window:
- a CDS encoding helix-turn-helix domain-containing protein has protein sequence MMNVIGSVSEFHRLLSLPEPRHPLVSVINLAGSIFLEDDIWKGFVNKFYCVALKREVRGKIRYGQQHYDYDKGVLSFTAPDQVQYLDLNNVECGSGYLLVFHRDFLLAHPLASAINDYNFFSYAVNEALHLSAEEEDDLMAILNKIDKECQHIDKYTQEIILSQIELLLKYSNRFYERQFITRKNHNHQLLAKFERLVDEHFDGGTTTQQELLTVQRIAELMNLSPNYLSDLLRMHTGQNTQQHIHQKLIEKAKEKLSTTDLSVSEIAYALGFEHPQSFSTLFKKKTSLSPLQFRQAFN, from the coding sequence ATGATGAACGTCATCGGATCCGTATCAGAATTTCACCGCTTACTCTCGCTGCCCGAGCCGCGCCATCCATTGGTAAGTGTAATTAACCTTGCCGGGAGTATTTTCCTGGAAGATGACATCTGGAAAGGGTTTGTGAATAAATTTTATTGTGTTGCCCTCAAACGGGAAGTCAGGGGTAAAATACGGTATGGCCAGCAACATTATGATTACGATAAGGGGGTGCTGAGCTTTACTGCACCTGATCAGGTTCAATACCTGGACCTGAACAACGTGGAATGCGGATCAGGTTACCTGCTTGTTTTTCATCGTGACTTTTTACTGGCCCATCCTTTGGCAAGTGCCATCAACGATTATAATTTCTTCTCTTACGCTGTAAACGAGGCGCTGCATCTTTCTGCGGAAGAAGAAGATGATCTTATGGCCATATTGAACAAGATCGACAAGGAATGCCAGCATATTGATAAATATACACAGGAAATCATCCTGTCGCAAATTGAGTTGCTGCTCAAATATTCCAACCGATTTTACGAGCGGCAGTTTATCACCCGGAAAAACCACAATCATCAACTGCTTGCCAAATTTGAACGTCTTGTCGATGAGCATTTTGATGGCGGTACGACCACGCAACAGGAACTGTTAACGGTGCAACGCATAGCCGAACTCATGAACCTGTCTCCAAACTACCTGAGCGATCTGCTGCGTATGCATACAGGGCAAAATACACAGCAGCATATACATCAGAAGTTGATTGAAAAGGCGAAGGAAAAACTCTCGACTACAGATTTATCGGTAAGCGAAATTGCTTATGCACTGGGCTTTGAACACCCGCAATCGTTTAGCACGCTGTTTAAGAAGAAA
- a CDS encoding aldo/keto reductase, which yields MDMKNINLGSEGLVVPVIGLGCMGMTGFEEGNMYGEADEQEAIATIHRSLELGGNFLDTADLYGPFKNEQLIAKAIRGSRDKYIIATKFGWEIDANDKVTWGINGKKEYVKTAVERSLKNLNTEYIDLYYMHRLDKNTPVEETMEAMSELVKEGKVRYLGLSEVSSETIKRAHAVHPVTVVQSEYSLFERTAEERGILNTLNELGIGFVAYSPLGRGFLSGQIRTIDDLPENDFRRAIPRFQEAHFYRNLELVKAIETMAGEKRITASQLALAWIINKGIVPIPGTKRRKYLEQNIAATEIVLDEADMSKLESIVPLGTDTGNPYDEFSMGLID from the coding sequence ATGGATATGAAGAACATCAATTTGGGAAGCGAAGGTCTGGTAGTGCCGGTTATAGGTTTGGGCTGTATGGGTATGACGGGCTTTGAAGAAGGGAACATGTATGGCGAGGCCGATGAGCAGGAGGCTATAGCCACCATTCACCGATCGCTCGAATTAGGGGGCAATTTTTTGGATACTGCCGATTTGTATGGTCCTTTCAAAAATGAGCAGCTGATTGCTAAAGCAATACGTGGCAGCAGGGATAAATATATTATTGCAACAAAATTCGGCTGGGAAATAGATGCTAACGACAAAGTGACCTGGGGTATTAACGGTAAAAAAGAATATGTGAAAACCGCGGTAGAGCGTTCTCTTAAAAATCTCAACACGGAGTATATTGACTTGTACTATATGCACCGGCTTGATAAGAATACGCCCGTCGAAGAAACCATGGAAGCAATGAGCGAGCTGGTGAAGGAAGGAAAAGTCAGGTATCTGGGACTATCGGAAGTATCTTCAGAAACGATAAAAAGAGCGCACGCGGTTCACCCCGTTACGGTGGTGCAAAGTGAATATTCTTTGTTTGAGCGGACAGCAGAGGAACGTGGCATACTGAATACTTTAAATGAACTTGGAATAGGTTTTGTTGCTTATTCCCCGTTAGGACGGGGCTTTTTATCCGGACAGATCCGGACCATAGACGATTTACCCGAAAATGATTTTCGCCGGGCAATTCCCCGTTTTCAGGAAGCTCATTTTTACAGGAATCTTGAGTTGGTTAAGGCAATTGAGACAATGGCCGGGGAGAAAAGGATAACCGCTTCACAGTTGGCGCTCGCCTGGATTATCAATAAAGGCATCGTACCTATTCCGGGGACCAAACGCAGAAAGTATCTGGAACAAAACATTGCGGCCACCGAAATTGTATTAGATGAAGCCGACATGTCGAAACTCGAAAGTATTGTGCCGCTGGGTACTGATACCGGTAATCCATACGACGAGTTTAGCATGGGGCTTATCGATTAG